In Zingiber officinale cultivar Zhangliang chromosome 1A, Zo_v1.1, whole genome shotgun sequence, a genomic segment contains:
- the LOC122025174 gene encoding scarecrow-like protein 27, whose translation MRVRTPFVVPQNGVSLQVLEGEEGLLWCASSATAAKRKGGEKEKVLLEPRSVLESRRSPSPPSSSASTLSSSLVVAGRSASSDGSATAATPSVVAPEGAQGDEGTTELPPVPASLAGGEGCSLGSADDLEDLFYEPAASIAQDQNFLGWIIGEADNTSGVGNFDPLRAFEGASVPLEPINLPPLASPATSPSGSECKGATLRCGIASPNPCPSPSANILPLLLPPLPAELHLQDEKNLLPNPDLALSQQHQAQPHHLSSFFLPFHQQSTTYHGGQPLQHLALPTRKRPAVDPFPISCVPELLCQSLPRQMGFRQPLYPTGFQLQPPSIKPKLASGDEQSVATATPVQQQQQSLFDQLFEVAELIEAGYAFSARGILARLNHQLPSPLGKPLLRSAFYFKEAFHLLASNSPRSLPPPVSTPLDAMLKFATYKTFSDVSPIVQFTSLTCVQALLEALEGSSCIHIIDFDIGIGVQWSALMQELAQQCSSPVSASCLKITAFTSPCSHHPLELHLIHQNLLQFARSLGLTFEFTVLGIDPFDPSLLLRMCSSSNETVAVNLPVGSSMCLPILDLLHSVKQLSPKILVSIDYGFDRIDLPYGHHILSAIQSSIALLDSIDAVGTNPDATNKIERFLVRPRIENAVFRHQHLSSKTVSWRSLFTSAGFVPVQFSNITETQAECLLKRLLVQGFSVDRSQTSFSLCWQRGELASVSAWKC comes from the coding sequence ATGAGGGTAAGGACGCCCTTCGTTGTTCCACAAAATGGGGTTTCTTTGCAGGTCTTGGAGGGAGAAGAAGGCCTCCTCTGGTGTGCTTCTTCTGCTACTGCTGCTAAGAGGAAAGGAGGGGAGAAGGAAAAGGTGCTGCTTGAGCCGCGTTCCGTGCTGGAAAGCAGGCGGAGCCCTAGCCCGCCGAGCTCCTCCGCCTCCACCCTGTCGTCCTCGCTTGTCGTTGCCGGAAGGTCTGCCTCGTCTGACGGCTCCGCGACCGCCGCCACTCCCTCGGTGGTGGCGCCGGAAGGGGCCCAGGGAGACGAGGGCACGACAGAGCTCCCGCCAGTACCCGCGTCCCTTGCAGGTGGAGAGGGGTGCTCCTTGGGCAGTGCTGATGATTTGGAAGACTTGTTCTACGAGCCGGCGGCCTCAATAGCACAAGACCAGAACTTTCTTGGGTGGATCATTGGCGAGGCTGATAACACCTCTGGCGTCGGTAACTTCGATCCGCTCCGCGCGTTCGAAGGTGCTTCTGTACCGCTGGAACCCATCAATCTTCCGCCCTTGGCTTCGCCTGCTACTTCTCCTAGTGGATCTGAGTGCAAAGGTGCCACTTTAAGGTGTGGGATTGCAAGCCCTAATCCTTGTCCTTCTCCTTCGGCTAATATCCTTCCCCTTCTCCTTCCCCCGTTGCCGGCGGAGCTTCATTTACAAGACGAAAAGAATCTCCTTCCCAATCCGGACCTTGCTTTGTCGCAGCAACATCAGGCCCAACCCCACcatctttcttccttcttcctccccttTCATCAGCAGTCAACCACCTACCACGGTGGTCAGCCGTTGCAGCACCTCGCCCTTCCTACACGCAAACGCCCTGCGGTCGATCCTTTCCCTATTTCCTGCGTTCCTGAGCTCCTCTGCCAAAGCCTCCCCCGTCAAATGGGATTCAGACAACCGCTCTACCCCACTGGATTCCAGCTTCAACCACCCTCAATAAAGCCCAAATTGGCAAGTGGAGATGAGCAGTCCGTGGCAACAGCGACCCCAGTTCAACAGCAGCAACAGTCATTGTTCGACCAGCTCTTCGAGGTGGCTGAGTTGATCGAGGCAGGGTATGCCTTCAGCGCCCGTGGGATATTGGCGCGGCTCAATCACCAGCTCCCCTCTCCTTTAGGGAAGCCTCTCCTGCGGTCTGCTTTCTATTTCAAGGAGGCTTTCCACCTACTTGCCAGCAATTCCCCCCGCTCACTGCCGCCTCCTGTGTCGACACCATTGGATGCCATGCTCAAGTTTGCAACCTACAAGACCTTCTCGGATGTCTCTCCCATTGTCCAATTCACCAGCTTAACCTGCGTCCAGGCCCTCTTGGAGGCACTTGAGGGCTCTAGCTGTATCCACATCATTGATTTTGACATTGGCATTGGTGTGCAGTGGTCAGCCCTCATGCAGGAGCTAGCACAGCAGTGTTCATCACCAGTGTCTGCCTCATGCCTAAAGATCACTGCTTTTACCTCTCCCTGCTCCCATCACCCTCTCGAGCTGCACCTCATTCACCAGAACTTACTCCAGTTTGCTCGAAGTCTTGGCCTTACTTTTGAATTCACCGTTCTTGGCATTGATCCTTTCGACCCATCGTTGTTGTTAAGAATGTGTTCCTCATCGAATGAGACAGTCGCTGTGAACCTCCCTGTTGGTTCCTCAATGTGCCTGCCTATTCTGGATCTCCTACATTCTGTGAAGCAGCTTTCCCCAAAGATTTTGGTCTCCATTGATTATGGATTTGATCGCATTGACCTGCCTTATGGGCATCATATTCTCAGTGCAATTCAGTCGAGCATAGCACTCCTTGATTCAATTGATGCAGTGGGTACCAATCCAGATGCAACTAACAAGATTGAACGATTCTTAGTTCGACCAAGGATTGAAAATGCTGTTTTTCGACACCAGCATTTGTCGAGCAAGACAGTTTcatggagaagcctttttacctCAGCTGGATTCGTGCCTGTGCAGTTCAGCAACATTACGGAGACACAAGCAGAATGTCTTCTGAAGAGATTGCTGGTTCAGGGATTCTCAGTGGACAGGAGCCAAACTTCCTTTTCCCTCTGCTGGCAGCGTGGGGAACTTGCTTCAGTGTCTGCATGGAAGTGCTGA